A single Chryseobacterium sp. DNA region contains:
- a CDS encoding TolC family protein, protein MERKFLFLIFSCIAFEIFTQNPSYPVSWTLENCIEYAKENNISINSLRFSKNAAEQDLLQAKEPQYPNLNGTISRGLLALHGSNGLQLNSAQSQSIGLNSSMTLTAA, encoded by the coding sequence ATGGAACGTAAATTTTTATTTTTGATATTCTCATGCATCGCCTTTGAAATATTTACCCAAAACCCCAGTTACCCCGTCAGCTGGACCCTGGAAAATTGTATTGAATACGCAAAGGAAAATAATATTTCCATCAATTCATTACGGTTTTCAAAAAATGCTGCAGAACAGGATCTTCTTCAGGCAAAAGAGCCCCAATATCCTAATCTGAACGGAACGATATCCCGCGGACTTTTGGCGTTACACGGGAGTAACGGCCTTCAACTCAACAGCGCCCAGTCCCAAAGTATAGGGCTAAACTCTTCCATGACACTTACAGCAGCATAA
- a CDS encoding DUF2461 domain-containing protein, with protein sequence MPPISSKTFEFLKKLTKNNNREWFNENKDLYTEAQGNVILFLEDLIKEMAEFDKELAKIDAKKALFRIYRDTRFSKDKTPYKTNFGASLGMGKGSQKGGYYLHLEPGKSFLAGGIYMPESSVLKEVRKEISLYGEDFLKILNNKDFKKYFTELDPEDKLKKVPQGFEKDDPMAEYLKLKNFIVLYRLKDEDVLDQNAVKNMAKVFTLMKPFNDFLNAPFLQI encoded by the coding sequence ATGCCCCCTATTTCTTCCAAAACATTTGAATTTCTAAAAAAATTAACCAAAAACAATAACCGTGAGTGGTTTAACGAGAATAAGGATCTTTACACAGAAGCCCAGGGAAATGTCATTCTGTTCCTCGAAGATCTCATTAAGGAAATGGCGGAATTTGATAAGGAGCTGGCTAAAATAGATGCTAAAAAGGCTCTTTTCAGAATTTATCGGGACACCCGGTTTTCAAAAGATAAAACTCCCTATAAAACTAATTTCGGAGCTTCACTGGGCATGGGTAAAGGAAGCCAGAAAGGAGGCTACTATCTTCATCTTGAACCTGGCAAATCATTCTTAGCAGGAGGAATCTATATGCCTGAATCTTCTGTTCTGAAAGAAGTCCGGAAAGAGATTTCATTGTATGGAGAAGATTTTCTCAAGATCCTAAACAATAAAGATTTTAAAAAATATTTTACGGAACTGGACCCGGAAGACAAGCTGAAAAAAGTTCCTCAGGGCTTTGAAAAAGATGACCCGATGGCAGAATACCTTAAGCTTAAAAATTTTATCGTATTGTATCGCCTGAAAGACGAAGACGTTTTAGATCAAAATGCGGTTAAAAATATGGCAAAGGTCTTTACCCTGATGAAGCCTTTCAATGATTTTCTGAATGCCCCGTTTTTGCAGATATAA
- a CDS encoding FkbM family methyltransferase, whose translation MSLYQKIAEKLQYISPNFYKKRYFKNLNSLNKDNFSERNVEPELVWIKEYLPENAVILDIGANVGTFLYQLEKKLDPGHIYAFEPNKKLYLRLKRLFPAMRVLPLALSDENTTAEFKVPVINGKAIASRGTLNTSYKEKGEEKSYTEKVKVIKLDEWAATEQMGRLDFIKIDVEGNEVKTLSGAKETIRQFLPTLMVEMEQRHHETPIWNEISEVKSWGYEAKYLNRNSFTLETLTEDILLQNTNDEKNKTQYINNIIFIPKKP comes from the coding sequence ATGTCTTTATACCAAAAAATTGCAGAAAAACTACAATATATAAGTCCGAATTTCTACAAAAAAAGATATTTTAAAAACTTAAACAGTCTTAACAAAGATAATTTTTCGGAACGTAATGTAGAGCCGGAACTGGTATGGATCAAGGAATATCTTCCTGAAAATGCTGTAATACTGGACATTGGTGCCAATGTGGGAACTTTCCTTTATCAGTTGGAAAAGAAACTGGATCCCGGGCATATCTATGCTTTTGAACCGAATAAAAAACTTTACCTGCGTCTGAAGAGACTGTTTCCTGCGATGAGGGTTCTCCCTTTGGCTCTTTCTGATGAGAACACGACGGCAGAGTTTAAAGTTCCCGTGATTAACGGAAAAGCAATCGCTTCCCGCGGAACCCTGAATACCTCTTACAAGGAAAAAGGAGAAGAAAAAAGCTATACTGAAAAAGTAAAGGTTATCAAACTGGACGAATGGGCAGCGACAGAGCAGATGGGCAGGCTTGATTTTATTAAGATCGATGTGGAGGGAAATGAAGTAAAAACCCTTTCCGGAGCTAAAGAAACCATCAGGCAGTTTCTTCCGACTTTAATGGTCGAAATGGAACAAAGACACCACGAAACACCGATATGGAATGAAATATCTGAAGTGAAAAGCTGGGGATATGAAGCTAAATATCTTAACAGAAACAGCTTCACATTAGAAACACTTACAGAAGACATTCTTTTACAAAATACAAACGACGAAAAAAATAAAACTCAGTATATCAACAATATTATTTTTATACCTAAAAAACCTTAA
- a CDS encoding lipopolysaccharide biosynthesis protein, whose protein sequence is MSVVARQGFKYSIIGYIGFLLGTVSAIFIFPNDFEFYGKLRYILPTAEMLVPFVVLGISYSNVKFFHTVERDGKKQNMLSLSLLTVFINFLIFTAVFFVLPYFYPKFRHSEAWKIKEMILPLILILSFCAIFNKYTSNYKRIVVSNIFDNLFPKIANLGAFCLFYYFALSQKIAFAFFFGIFALMLFGYIYYTNKLEKINLDFNTDYFKKNNLWKNFFNYSFFGFLGTFGNYLAINSFMIGEFMGMEEVGIYSVLYALISLISIPQLGLFNISAPIINKTLADGDMEELDRFHKKTSLSLYFLGAVLFSCIMVGFPYLTQFMPKNGTMLREYEPVVWIWGSAVLIDLATGFNGNIISLSKYYRFNILVMLLLAGLTIGLNYYFIKNTELKLIGIALSTAISLTVYNVIKIIFNYIVFKVSPLTIEMIFVSIICTLAITVAIVLPNFNSNLINLMYKPAVVLALIYVGNHFTRIFPVEDYLNIRFIKSIFKFK, encoded by the coding sequence ATGAGCGTAGTAGCGAGACAAGGCTTCAAATATTCCATTATCGGTTATATTGGTTTTTTGCTGGGCACAGTCTCTGCAATATTCATTTTTCCGAATGATTTTGAATTTTACGGAAAGCTCCGCTATATTCTCCCTACTGCTGAAATGCTGGTTCCTTTTGTAGTATTGGGTATTTCTTATTCTAATGTAAAGTTTTTTCACACGGTGGAAAGAGATGGTAAAAAGCAGAATATGCTGTCATTATCGCTGCTTACTGTTTTTATCAACTTTCTCATTTTTACCGCAGTATTTTTTGTACTGCCTTATTTTTATCCGAAGTTCAGACATTCGGAGGCATGGAAAATCAAAGAAATGATTCTTCCTTTAATTTTAATTCTTTCCTTTTGTGCTATTTTCAATAAATACACCTCCAATTATAAAAGAATTGTAGTTTCCAATATTTTTGACAATCTATTTCCTAAAATAGCTAATCTGGGAGCTTTCTGTCTGTTTTATTATTTTGCTCTGTCTCAGAAGATTGCATTTGCTTTCTTTTTCGGGATATTTGCTTTAATGCTTTTCGGCTACATCTATTATACAAATAAACTTGAAAAAATTAACCTTGATTTCAATACCGATTATTTTAAGAAGAATAATCTGTGGAAAAATTTTTTCAACTACAGTTTCTTTGGTTTTTTAGGAACTTTTGGAAATTACCTGGCCATCAACAGCTTTATGATCGGGGAATTCATGGGAATGGAAGAGGTAGGAATCTATTCTGTTCTCTATGCTCTTATTTCATTGATTTCTATTCCCCAGCTGGGATTATTTAACATCTCCGCTCCTATCATCAACAAAACACTTGCGGATGGGGATATGGAAGAACTGGACAGATTTCACAAAAAAACATCTTTGTCATTATATTTTCTAGGGGCTGTATTGTTCTCATGCATTATGGTTGGATTTCCTTATCTGACTCAATTTATGCCGAAAAACGGCACCATGCTTAGAGAGTATGAACCTGTAGTTTGGATCTGGGGGTCTGCCGTTTTAATTGATCTGGCCACCGGATTCAACGGCAATATTATCTCTCTTTCAAAATATTACCGTTTTAACATCCTGGTCATGCTTTTACTAGCCGGATTAACCATCGGACTGAATTATTACTTCATCAAAAATACAGAGCTGAAGCTTATTGGAATTGCTTTATCCACAGCTATTTCCCTGACTGTTTACAATGTTATAAAAATCATCTTCAACTATATTGTCTTTAAAGTTTCTCCGCTGACCATCGAAATGATCTTTGTTTCAATCATCTGTACTCTGGCCATCACAGTAGCTATCGTTCTTCCTAATTTCAACAGCAATCTGATCAATCTTATGTATAAACCGGCAGTAGTTTTGGCCCTGATCTATGTGGGAAACCACTTTACCAGGATATTCCCGGTAGAGGATTACCTGAATATAAGATTTATTAAAAGTATTTTTAAGTTTAAATAA
- a CDS encoding cytochrome c peroxidase codes for MKERYLAVIAIASVMIMSAYRSNDPTGYTVAELREMYGSGNHALWPKTSLFDEAKEGFQDIGSLPEMVFPDDNPYSEDKAELGKMLFFDPRLSGSGQISCANCHNPDLGWADGSRVSFGHNRQTGTRNAPTLLNIGYAKSLFWDGRAMTLEEQVKSPIENPVEMNLHYKLATKNIRKIKGYRTYFEKAFGTKEVTEDRISKAIATFERTLVSPSSRFDKFIGGKKSEFTDSEVNGLHLFRTKANCINCHNTPYFSDQKFHNLGLTYYGRKYEDLGRYKETLNNEDVGKFKTPTLREVTDNKPYMHNGLFPELANVVMMYNAGMGRETPKADQVNDPKFPHKSGMIVKLNLTDDEVFDIVAFLKTLTSYKYKMRPPELPVQ; via the coding sequence ATGAAGGAAAGATATTTGGCAGTTATTGCTATTGCATCAGTAATGATCATGTCCGCCTACCGGTCCAATGATCCTACGGGATATACGGTAGCAGAGCTGCGTGAAATGTATGGAAGCGGAAACCATGCTTTGTGGCCTAAAACTTCTCTTTTTGATGAAGCTAAAGAAGGATTTCAGGATATAGGGTCTCTTCCTGAAATGGTATTCCCTGATGATAATCCCTATTCTGAAGATAAAGCTGAGCTGGGTAAAATGCTTTTTTTTGATCCCCGTTTATCCGGATCCGGCCAGATTTCCTGTGCTAACTGCCATAATCCGGACCTGGGTTGGGCAGATGGAAGCAGGGTTTCTTTTGGACATAACAGACAGACAGGAACCAGAAATGCTCCCACTTTACTGAATATTGGATACGCGAAATCATTATTTTGGGATGGAAGGGCAATGACCCTTGAGGAGCAGGTGAAATCCCCTATAGAAAACCCGGTGGAAATGAATCTTCATTACAAACTGGCTACTAAAAATATCCGAAAAATAAAAGGGTACAGAACGTATTTTGAAAAAGCTTTCGGAACCAAAGAGGTCACGGAAGACAGAATTTCCAAAGCGATTGCCACTTTTGAACGAACATTGGTAAGCCCATCTTCCCGTTTTGATAAATTTATAGGAGGTAAGAAAAGTGAATTTACTGATTCTGAAGTCAATGGACTGCACTTGTTCCGCACCAAAGCAAATTGCATCAATTGTCATAATACTCCGTATTTCTCAGATCAGAAGTTTCATAACCTGGGACTTACCTACTATGGAAGAAAATATGAAGACCTGGGAAGGTATAAGGAGACCCTGAACAATGAAGATGTCGGTAAATTTAAGACCCCGACATTAAGAGAGGTAACAGACAATAAACCCTATATGCATAACGGTCTTTTTCCTGAACTGGCCAATGTCGTGATGATGTATAACGCAGGAATGGGAAGGGAAACCCCAAAGGCAGACCAGGTCAATGATCCGAAGTTCCCGCATAAATCAGGAATGATTGTAAAGCTGAATCTTACAGATGATGAGGTTTTTGATATCGTGGCTTTTCTGAAAACCCTTACCAGCTATAAATATAAAATGAGACCGCCGGAACTTCCGGTTCAATAA
- a CDS encoding DUF6850 family outer membrane beta-barrel protein, translating into MHHYKKILSFHTSFPVFILILVNQCMFSQNTRMDSIDISTVEKNIRLENPYLSFFHPLDFSATSFNYSASKQGFKRVQSPDKAEAFNFNSQGVFQLSPKIALSGRLNAIREKEHNVPFILTDERTTNQSFIHNPSYFYVPRPADWLKQDYNIYGVVAYRPVNLIIAQLGVEGDFTKAYRDADPRPKTDRYLYHIFSKIGLSWKGHTLFAKGKYFNDYKKNDIMYVNLNTNVPSNDSVYIRYNEGYGNQYKGELYSSTEYKSDGYIWGGEYAFNNKNIHLSAGYDYQYSVERFYRIYSYKEPNEKEQRVYNKYSGLRTDKHSAYLNFLGRFNGYNWASRLDFWDQLDDNYNYALQYKTYRLHQYQLRWNNSLRWFNSRNESQKINLDLLYGRNRVKDISVVLDREINYIQYALGYEKEFRLNSADKLALGAEQYLYIPVHKSFSYIPYQSTRENVFVQKIAIPDYGYDASSKAGLSLNLKYKMDRKKIRYELEGMITQNWLAGHQYKRAVPGYNGNANFIASFALKVFY; encoded by the coding sequence ATGCACCACTATAAAAAAATACTGTCATTTCATACATCTTTCCCGGTATTTATCCTGATTCTGGTGAATCAATGTATGTTTTCCCAGAATACCAGAATGGACAGTATTGATATCAGTACTGTTGAAAAGAATATCCGGTTGGAAAACCCGTATCTAAGCTTTTTTCATCCGCTGGACTTTTCAGCTACCTCTTTTAATTATTCTGCCAGCAAGCAGGGATTTAAAAGAGTTCAGTCTCCGGATAAGGCTGAAGCATTTAATTTCAATTCTCAAGGGGTATTTCAGCTTTCTCCGAAAATTGCCCTTTCCGGAAGGCTGAATGCGATCCGGGAAAAAGAACATAATGTCCCTTTTATCTTAACGGATGAGAGAACTACGAATCAGTCTTTTATACACAATCCTTCTTATTTTTATGTTCCGAGACCGGCAGACTGGCTGAAGCAGGACTATAATATCTATGGAGTAGTGGCTTACAGGCCTGTTAACTTGATCATAGCACAGCTGGGAGTAGAAGGCGATTTTACAAAAGCTTACCGGGATGCGGATCCACGTCCGAAAACAGATCGCTACCTGTATCATATATTTTCTAAAATAGGGCTGAGCTGGAAAGGGCATACCTTATTTGCAAAAGGGAAGTATTTTAATGATTATAAAAAGAATGATATTATGTACGTGAATCTGAATACCAATGTTCCTTCCAATGACAGTGTGTATATCCGATATAACGAAGGGTATGGAAATCAGTATAAAGGAGAGCTGTACTCCTCTACAGAATACAAATCTGACGGCTATATATGGGGAGGTGAATATGCATTCAATAATAAAAATATTCACTTGAGTGCAGGCTATGACTATCAGTATTCTGTTGAGCGCTTTTACAGAATATACAGCTATAAAGAACCTAATGAGAAAGAACAAAGGGTATATAATAAATATTCGGGACTAAGGACGGACAAACACAGTGCCTATTTGAATTTTTTAGGCAGGTTTAATGGATACAACTGGGCATCAAGACTGGATTTCTGGGATCAGCTGGATGATAATTACAATTATGCCCTTCAGTATAAGACTTATAGACTTCATCAGTATCAGCTGAGATGGAATAACAGTCTCCGTTGGTTTAACTCAAGGAATGAGTCCCAAAAAATAAACCTGGATCTTTTATACGGGAGAAACAGGGTAAAAGATATTTCTGTCGTTCTGGATCGTGAGATTAATTATATTCAGTACGCTTTAGGATATGAAAAGGAATTCCGCCTGAATTCTGCAGATAAACTGGCCCTGGGAGCGGAGCAGTATCTGTACATTCCTGTTCATAAAAGCTTTAGCTATATCCCTTATCAGAGTACCCGAGAAAATGTATTTGTGCAAAAAATAGCGATTCCGGATTATGGTTACGATGCTTCTTCAAAAGCAGGACTCAGCCTTAATTTGAAATATAAAATGGACCGGAAAAAGATCCGCTACGAATTAGAAGGAATGATAACACAGAACTGGCTTGCCGGACATCAGTATAAACGGGCAGTACCCGGTTATAATGGTAATGCCAACTTTATTGCTAGTTTTGCACTGAAAGTATTTTATTAA
- a CDS encoding DUF4876 domain-containing protein: MKNIITYLFLPVLILITGCKREDDFGGGGELQPVPFTITAKYDAVKLSGKNAANVDVILENTSTGDKIIGKTDANGELKFEAILPGTYNITAESKMSKQEYQELFGASIASAEAHFGGMQEKVTINANISSTIVTLSSGRVGDLLIKQVYYAGSSTTEGAVFRDHFLEIYNNSDETIFADGLYVALLEGNTNSNVTSYTLANGQYDWSKSAGNNIGGSANTEYVYANTVIRIPGSGSQYPIYPGESIVIAQTAINHKAPYDNINGQSVSIKKPELTVDLSGADFETYLGDYLTANGGSPYMYDIQNILVPDMKIIHWSAASKDLLLSPTSRPAFVIFKAADDEVALFAKVPSPKSVTGPLFARIPKKIIIDGVDTTDKELKAPKDLPVDIDATRAFIKDETGAPYPDYSSYSIIRKIKEVVNNRAVLMDTNNSQNDFTTIKANPRGNAPL; encoded by the coding sequence ATGAAAAATATAATAACCTATTTGTTTTTACCTGTTCTGATATTGATTACAGGATGTAAAAGAGAAGATGATTTCGGTGGTGGCGGTGAACTTCAGCCGGTACCGTTTACCATAACTGCAAAGTATGATGCTGTAAAGCTGAGTGGGAAAAATGCTGCGAATGTCGACGTGATTCTGGAGAATACTTCAACGGGAGATAAGATTATCGGGAAAACGGATGCGAATGGAGAATTGAAGTTTGAAGCTATTCTTCCGGGAACCTATAATATTACAGCAGAATCAAAGATGTCGAAACAGGAATATCAGGAATTGTTTGGAGCCTCTATTGCCAGTGCTGAAGCACATTTTGGAGGGATGCAGGAGAAAGTGACCATCAATGCCAATATTTCTTCAACAATAGTTACGCTTTCTTCGGGGAGAGTGGGAGACCTGCTGATCAAACAGGTATACTATGCAGGGTCTTCTACTACTGAAGGTGCTGTTTTCAGGGACCATTTCCTTGAAATCTATAATAATTCTGATGAAACCATCTTTGCAGATGGATTGTATGTAGCTCTTCTGGAAGGAAATACAAACAGTAATGTTACCTCTTATACTTTGGCTAACGGCCAGTATGACTGGAGTAAGTCTGCCGGAAATAATATCGGGGGAAGTGCCAATACAGAGTATGTATATGCCAATACGGTGATCAGAATTCCAGGGAGCGGGAGCCAGTATCCTATCTATCCGGGAGAGAGCATTGTCATTGCTCAGACGGCTATCAACCACAAAGCCCCTTATGATAATATCAACGGGCAGTCGGTTTCTATCAAAAAGCCTGAACTGACGGTGGACCTTAGCGGAGCAGATTTTGAAACCTATCTTGGTGATTATCTTACAGCCAATGGAGGCAGCCCGTATATGTATGATATCCAAAACATTTTGGTTCCTGACATGAAGATTATACACTGGTCAGCGGCTTCCAAAGACCTGCTGTTATCCCCTACTTCGAGACCTGCATTCGTTATTTTTAAAGCAGCAGATGATGAGGTGGCTTTATTTGCAAAAGTACCAAGTCCTAAAAGCGTAACAGGGCCGCTATTTGCGAGAATTCCTAAGAAAATAATCATTGATGGGGTGGATACCACAGATAAAGAACTGAAAGCTCCCAAAGATCTACCTGTGGATATAGATGCCACCAGAGCATTTATCAAAGATGAGACCGGAGCTCCCTATCCCGATTATAGTTCATATTCCATCATTCGTAAAATAAAAGAAGTCGTTAATAACAGAGCGGTCCTGATGGACACCAATAATTCTCAAAATGATTTCACAACGATAAAAGCAAACCCAAGAGGCAATGCACCACTATAA
- a CDS encoding TonB-dependent siderophore receptor encodes MKRIVLSAALFIGSVTILYGQEKKVDLNAGTFEVKKCGIIYVEKGITTYTGGCEIIVKHPGQPPQTIFLKKDEKLVVKDKKASIVHTDVVSDIRIEGIELIAKKKNFSEIEIKQEALQNIQSFSIGDVLQQLPGQFVQPFDNTQFKNIVFRTASGASVASNSTSLSGDEAGNKAFGVQLMVNDIALSNNENMQSYNSAYSSPFGINFTTTGRSGTLTPSQPNFGVDLREIPTENIESIEVIQGIPDAKYGDLTSGLIKVSTLAKRSPLRLDASVREGTYQFGLTRGFSLKNDQALNVSADYMNSITDPRTSLIGYDRFSINTLWGINAKNVKNKLSFSFSQNTSNGRKDPDDLQGIVINSNNKTFSLSNNFKYFIRGSKKKIFNTVGADVGVSYATQLTERTYHLNQGARPYGNALENSVYYAPYTPPSYENQTFVDGKPINIYINASADGVYTTSKKWVHVYSAGFNFRYGDNLGKGKYGTAGQFSTIASTGGTANGVRDYNYQDNVLATSQYAFYLQDNIFKRINNKHTLRANLGLRYDIQNGRSTVSPRINTSYQMGDFTLRAGLGLTSKAPSLNQLYTGPRYFDILLGDYRLPGYYTVGVMQTVVTPGDNSDLKPSKSWKTEIGVDYRLPFATLNLTGYYNKLFDGFSTISVAKVMDKAKVEISAEGTHIPTFEIVGTDKFYYLQNRIINGYESSDMGLELMMFFKKIEALNLITGFNASYVKTKSKKNEGIPSIAALTVPDPAFQYGLYSDTHTEATMARASFSFDYHLPSSGLIIGLRTDHFLIDKRTTSGRDIYPIGYIDHQLNTVMIPEAERDNTKYQNLFRKPSDESLSGLGNKTLHNVHFRVTKDFLSGFRISIYVNNVFNLKAYNEYGSLYTNFSPTSFGANVSYKF; translated from the coding sequence TTGAAACGAATTGTATTGAGCGCAGCCTTATTCATAGGGTCTGTTACGATTTTGTATGGTCAGGAAAAGAAAGTAGACCTGAATGCCGGGACTTTTGAGGTCAAAAAATGCGGCATCATCTATGTGGAAAAAGGAATTACGACCTATACAGGAGGATGTGAAATTATCGTGAAGCATCCGGGCCAGCCTCCCCAAACTATTTTTTTAAAAAAGGATGAAAAACTTGTTGTTAAAGATAAGAAGGCGTCTATAGTTCATACAGATGTAGTTTCAGATATCAGAATAGAAGGAATCGAACTCATTGCCAAAAAGAAAAATTTCTCAGAAATAGAAATTAAGCAGGAGGCTCTTCAGAACATTCAGTCTTTCTCTATAGGGGATGTTCTTCAGCAGCTTCCCGGACAGTTTGTACAGCCTTTTGATAATACCCAATTTAAAAATATTGTTTTCCGTACGGCAAGTGGAGCTTCGGTGGCCTCCAATTCCACTTCTCTGTCCGGAGATGAAGCAGGAAACAAAGCTTTCGGGGTGCAGCTGATGGTAAATGATATAGCCTTGTCCAATAATGAAAACATGCAAAGCTATAATTCGGCCTACAGCTCTCCATTTGGGATCAACTTCACAACAACAGGGAGATCAGGGACGCTTACCCCTTCCCAGCCCAACTTTGGAGTAGACTTACGTGAAATTCCTACGGAAAATATTGAGAGTATAGAAGTGATCCAGGGAATTCCTGATGCTAAATACGGGGATCTGACTTCAGGGCTTATTAAGGTCAGTACATTGGCAAAACGCTCACCATTGCGTTTGGATGCTTCTGTCAGGGAAGGCACTTACCAGTTTGGCCTTACCAGGGGATTTTCTCTGAAAAATGATCAGGCGCTGAATGTTTCAGCGGATTATATGAATTCAATTACCGATCCCAGGACAAGTTTAATAGGATATGACAGGTTTAGTATCAATACCCTTTGGGGAATTAATGCTAAAAATGTTAAAAATAAACTTTCATTTTCATTCTCCCAAAATACAAGCAACGGAAGAAAAGATCCTGATGATCTGCAGGGAATAGTGATCAACAGTAATAACAAGACCTTTTCATTAAGCAATAACTTTAAATATTTTATAAGAGGTTCCAAAAAGAAAATATTCAATACGGTTGGAGCAGATGTAGGGGTGAGCTATGCCACTCAGCTTACAGAAAGAACTTACCACCTGAATCAAGGTGCGCGTCCTTATGGAAACGCATTGGAAAACAGTGTGTATTATGCTCCCTACACGCCGCCAAGTTATGAAAATCAGACGTTTGTAGATGGGAAGCCCATCAATATTTATATCAATGCAAGTGCTGATGGGGTGTATACCACTTCTAAAAAATGGGTTCACGTTTATTCTGCAGGATTCAATTTCAGATATGGTGATAACCTTGGAAAAGGAAAATACGGTACAGCCGGACAATTTTCTACGATTGCTTCTACAGGAGGAACGGCCAACGGCGTAAGGGATTATAATTATCAGGACAATGTACTGGCAACGTCACAATACGCATTCTATCTTCAGGATAATATCTTTAAAAGAATCAATAATAAACATACATTAAGGGCCAATCTCGGGCTTCGTTATGATATTCAGAATGGAAGGTCTACAGTATCTCCAAGGATCAATACTTCCTATCAGATGGGAGACTTTACGCTGCGTGCAGGACTTGGTTTAACTTCTAAGGCGCCTTCTTTGAATCAATTGTATACAGGGCCAAGGTATTTTGATATTCTGCTGGGTGATTACCGTCTTCCGGGATATTATACGGTAGGAGTGATGCAGACGGTTGTTACTCCGGGAGATAATTCAGATCTTAAACCTTCTAAAAGCTGGAAAACAGAAATCGGGGTAGATTATAGACTTCCTTTTGCGACATTGAACCTTACAGGATATTACAACAAGCTTTTCGATGGTTTCAGTACGATATCTGTGGCTAAAGTGATGGATAAGGCCAAAGTGGAAATATCTGCGGAAGGGACCCATATTCCTACTTTCGAAATTGTAGGAACTGACAAATTTTACTATCTCCAGAACAGGATTATCAACGGGTATGAATCCTCAGATATGGGATTGGAGCTGATGATGTTCTTTAAAAAAATAGAAGCCCTCAATCTGATTACAGGATTTAATGCTTCTTATGTAAAAACAAAAAGCAAGAAGAACGAAGGAATACCAAGCATCGCCGCCCTTACCGTTCCGGATCCTGCTTTCCAGTACGGATTGTACAGTGATACCCATACGGAAGCTACTATGGCAAGAGCCAGCTTTAGTTTCGATTATCATTTGCCGTCTTCAGGGCTTATTATCGGTCTCCGTACCGACCATTTTCTTATTGATAAGAGAACGACAAGCGGAAGGGATATATATCCGATTGGTTATATTGACCACCAGCTTAATACGGTTATGATTCCGGAAGCAGAAAGGGATAATACCAAATACCAGAACCTGTTCAGAAAACCTTCAGACGAATCGCTGTCAGGGTTAGGCAATAAAACACTTCACAATGTACATTTCAGGGTGACGAAAGATTTCTTAAGTGGATTCAGGATTTCCATCTACGTCAATAATGTTTTTAACCTGAAAGCGTACAACGAATATGGAAGCCTCTATACCAACTTTAGTCCGACTTCGTTCGGGGCTAATGTCTCCTATAAATTTTAA